CTTTGGGTACCACTGGCATCATCGTCTCGGAAGACGGTGCCGCTGATCGAACCCGGCACATCAAAGGCCTCTGCCACCGTTGTAGCTGAGGCACTGCCACCGTCACTGGCACTGAAGCCCATGCCGCGACGTGCGAAGGCGGCCCAAATCTCAGTCTGATTCTGGCCGCCGGTCAGCGCCAAATCAGCAGCCAGGATGGCGTCTCTCCCCGCCAGGAACGACGGATTCGTTCCTTGTACTTTCAGCCCGTCCATGACCAGTTGTAATGCCAGGTTGTTCCCTGCATTGCCGTGCAGCAGATCTGCACTGAAGCCATGCTTCTGAATGAGCTGCCAGTTCATATCCCACAGCGTCGCCGCCCATATCGCTCCTGCATAGTGTGATTGGACTGCACTGTAGGAGTTATAGGAATTATAGGTCAACGGGTTGATCGTCATATCAAAGCTGTAGGGATATGGGCGAATCCCAGGACCGTTGCTGGGATAGCCAGCGGCATAGTTGCCGATCGGGTAAGCGTCGAATTTGGCGTCAGTGGCAACCTGCGTAAACATCAGTGCCCACCAATCGCCCCAACCTTCACCCATCGCGCGGCTCTGCTTGGCATTAAGCGCAGACACGTTGGCCGGACCGCCGGTCAAACGCTCAGAGATCCCATGTCCGTATTCGTGAACGAGGATATCGGTATCAAACGCGGAATCGCGAAATGGGTTGCTCCGGCGGTGCAGCGTCATCCGCGGGCTCTGCCCATCAGGAAGTGCCGCAAAGCCGTCACCGCCGCCGTCGCCGTCCTGGATATCGACGATCACTGGATCATTGCCGAGGCCCCCTCGACCATAGTTGTTGACCTGGAAGTTTCCCGCCGCCTCCGTAAACCCATACTGGTAATGAATGTCGTGCAGGAGGTTGATCCAGTAGAAAGCATTCGTGATCGCCGCCGACTGGTAGTTCGCTGGATCTTGACTGGCTTCGAAGGGGAAATTGAAGCCTAGGCTCGCTCCCCCAGACGGACGAGATCCCCCCGTGTTGTCCGCATTCAAGTCTTCTTGGGCCAAGACATTGTTGCCGCGAGTGTCGGTGAATTCGGAGCCTGCAGCGCCATTCGTGTCGTGCCAGCCAAACGGGGAGGCAAGGGTGTCGTGCGGGTCCGTCAGGACCGACCGGCTACCGTCGTAAGGCGATTGGACGGGCCTGGAATAAACGTTGTAGGTTGCGTGCCCGATTCGATCATCCGTGTAAAGAGACTCACCCGTTTCGGCATCGACAAATGCGTCAAACCAGCTCGTATAGTCACGGCTATGCACGTCGAGTCGCCAAGCGAGTTCCAGGCCCTTGGCCGTTGGCACGTAAACAAGCTTAGCTGCCACGTCATCGAGCATCTGGTCTTTAACCGACAGCGTGACCGCCGCGGCGGAGACATCCGAAGTCACCGAAGTCACTTGCGGTACAGTCAGCGAGCTGAGGCCAAAATCGTCGTTCCACGCCAGGAAAGCTTGCGGAGCACTGATCACGAATCGCGGACGAAGGTCTTCAACTACACGAACATCGCCGACGAAACTGCTTGTCGCATGAATGACTTCGCCGCGGTCAGAAACATGAATGCTTAGGTCCGCGCTCATGACCTCCAATCCGTTGAATATCTGTTGGAGGTAAATATGCGTTACGCCTGAGTGCTCGTCCGTGTACTGGTCTGAAACGAGGGAGCTTTCCAGGTCTGCTGCGTTCAAGCCGAGGTCCGCCGCATGTTCCTTCAGAAAGTCGACCGCGATTTGCAGTGGAGCGCCTTGCTTCGGTCCCGACAGAAATGTCGCATCGCCGCCAAGCCGATGTTGTGGCGGCAGATAGAAAGTATCGAGCGATTCGTCGCCGCCATGCAGCATCATCCGTGGCTCAAGCTTCTCGGCGAGCAGCCGTCGCCGTTTTACAGCATGACTGCGGCGGATTCGATTTGCACTGCGATTGGCCATGGTCGCACTCCAGGATGCGAAGCAGTTTCAGGAATCAGCAATCCGCAAGAGCACGGTTTGCCGCTCCCCAGTTGTGATCGGAACTCGAGAAACAAACACAGACGTTCGGTATTGATAGTTCGCGAAAGCTGCTGGGGCGTGATAAGCAATGAATGCAGAGCATCTAGGCAACCGCAATTGCCGTGGATGCCCAAGATCAGTGGGGAGGTGCCAAATCCGGTTTCCGCGCGCGGCGCTCCAGTAACGAATCCAACTTAACGGCCGCTGCCCGGTGCTCACGGTTGTCGAAAAATCCGGTAGTGGGCAAAAGGCTGCCGACGGCTGCTTCGCGGGTAATGCGGCGGATCGACAAGCCAAGCGACTCGAGCATCGGCAACGTCAACTTAGGCAGGGAGGCTGCCTGCGGATTCACGCTGATCTCGCGAATTTCAAACGCTAATCTCACCGATTCAGTCACGCTGTAGCTGCTGACGGGAGGCGAGCCAGGAGGGGCATTCGGCGCCAAGGAAATCCGCCCGCCCGCGTCAGGTGAACTCAGTCGGACCAGATTAAAGTTCTCATCATAACTGCGCCCCGTCGCATCCCGTTGCAGCTCCTCAATGAGAGAACCGATGTTGACATCAATCCTCTTTTGTGTCGAAACCGCGACGCTTAGCTCGGTCATAGGTCGCCGAGCGGATTCAGGAGCGCGAATCACGGCTTCGGGAGCAACCCCTTCAGCGACAACCAGCCCACCGGGTGTCTCAGGGTCGAGCTGGACCAGTAGGTTATCGATCACATAGGCATAGGGCCATCCGCCGTGCGTCGATCGTACCAGCATGGCTGCCGATTCTCCGTGCCGCTCAATTACAACTTCAGCGGGCACATGCCCATGACCTGGCACCGATAAAATGGGAACCGACAGGTGGAACCAGGCAAATGCTCCACCTTCGTGCGTGAACCGCAAAAGCTCTCGATCAAGCGTCCGCGCGAGGCCGGCGCCACCATCGAGAATAAACGACTCATCCGAGGAATCAGAGTGAGTGATTGGTGTGGACGCAGTGCCCAGTGAAGCAATCCGTTCGGAGGCAGTCATGGTCGATTTAGCATCGCGGAGCGCGTACACGACAGCCATAGGGGTTCCAACTGACCCGAGGACGATGGCTGCTGCTACCGCCGCGAATTTGACGTTAGCCCAGGCCATCATGTTCATTGCGCCTTGTGCAACAAGAAGAGCCCCGCCAGCCTGAGCTGCAGTGGTCGCCAGCAACACTTGAGCTTGAAGTCCCGATGGTGCCGCCTCGGCGGAAGCAGCTGTGAGTGCGGTTGTTACTGTCGTTACCGTAATCGCTCCCACTCGCCCGCGAAGCATTCCCCGGAGCTTCTCTAACCCGCGCGAAACCCGCTTCTTTGCGGCTTCTTCGCTCAGCCCCAGCGCTAGAGCCAGTTCGCCAAAACTCTTTTTTCCATAGAACCGAAGGCCGACGGCGTCCCGATAGGCAGTCGGCAGTCTGGTCATGGCCTCGTCAACCAAAGGTAAAAGTTCCTGTACCTCGCCTTGATCGGTCGGTGAGTTTGTGGTGCGGAGTCTCATTTCGGCTGCCTTTAGCTCATGCTGCCGCCGCCGTGATTGGGCCTTGCGCGCGTCAGCCGCCGCATAATGAATGACATTCATCAGCCACCCGATTAATACGGTGTTTTGCGGAAGGGACTTGGCTTTTTTGGCCAGCACGATAAACACTGCCTGGGTCACATCCTCGGCAGTTGCGGCGTCGCCCGCACGCCGCAGGCTAACCCCATAAACCCAGTCGATGTGCCGCGACACTAACTCCGAGAACGCCGCTTGCGAGCCCGTGGTTGCGTAGTCGTGCAGGAGTTTCATTTCATCCATGGCAATCTCTGTTCTCAGCAATTAATGGACGCCCAAGACGATCAGGGACAGAAAAACCGAGACTTTCGCCAGAATTCTTCTTTGGATTGATTGGGCCGCGACTCACTTCTGCCGCCAGAAGCGCTGCACAGATGGTCAATGGATGAGTGATCTTCAGTGGCACTTTGGTGCATTGTTTCCGCACGCCTCTGAATTAGGCGTCAGGCAATTCCAGAAGGCGGTGAGGTTTTCTCGCGAGCATCATCGCATGGAGGGCCTCTCGTTTGTTGTCGGCGACGCCGAGAATCTGCCATTTGAGGATGACACTTTCGATGCCGTGGTCAATGTCGAGTCTTCGCACTGTTATCGGTCAGACCCCGCATTCCTGGCTCAGGTGCGACGGGTATTACGAACAGGTGGCCACGTACTTTTCGCGGATCTCATTGGGATCTGGATTTCCTGGGTCCGTGGTCAGGGTCAATTCGGGCATTTTCATTGCTGCAAATCTCAACTCCTGCTTCGCGGTGGCCTGATTTTGGCTGTGGTCGCTTGCCTAATCACTTCTTGTACACGGGATTTTCGTGCGGCTGAGGCGGCAATCTCGTTCAGTTTCTGAGCAACTGCGAAGCCATCGGTCCGAGAAGCTTCGGTTGCAAGATCCAAAGCTGCTTGGGCAATCGTTCGTTGCTCATCTGGTTTGACCACCACTGACGCAGCCCGACCGAGTGCCACGGCTTTCAGGTCTAAGTGGTTGGCTTCGTACTTGGCTGACATCAGGTCAATTGCCCGCAAGGTAAGGGTCGCATCTCCCGCGTCAGATGCAATGTCACGAGCAATTCTCAGCAAGACGAAATTGCCTACAACATCGCGCTCATCTTTCGCAGCTTGGACAATAAGTTTGTGTGCGAGTTCAATCTGTTGCGTTGGAGACTTTGAATTCCGGTACTCATCTTTAAAGATTTCCCGTACCAATTGAGTCGCCTTCTTCTCGGCCTCTTCGTCTGGTTTGGGTAGCTTTACAGCTTCGCCCGTAGGGATGGCTTCGATGGTACCATCCGTCGAACGCTCCACT
Above is a window of Anatilimnocola aggregata DNA encoding:
- a CDS encoding class I SAM-dependent methyltransferase; the encoded protein is MDWAATHFCRQKRCTDGQWMSDLQWHFGALFPHASELGVRQFQKAVRFSREHHRMEGLSFVVGDAENLPFEDDTFDAVVNVESSHCYRSDPAFLAQVRRVLRTGGHVLFADLIGIWISWVRGQGQFGHFHCCKSQLLLRGGLILAVVACLITSCTRDFRAAEAAISFSF
- a CDS encoding RNA polymerase sigma factor, which translates into the protein MDEMKLLHDYATTGSQAAFSELVSRHIDWVYGVSLRRAGDAATAEDVTQAVFIVLAKKAKSLPQNTVLIGWLMNVIHYAAADARKAQSRRRQHELKAAEMRLRTTNSPTDQGEVQELLPLVDEAMTRLPTAYRDAVGLRFYGKKSFGELALALGLSEEAAKKRVSRGLEKLRGMLRGRVGAITVTTVTTALTAASAEAAPSGLQAQVLLATTAAQAGGALLVAQGAMNMMAWANVKFAAVAAAIVLGSVGTPMAVVYALRDAKSTMTASERIASLGTASTPITHSDSSDESFILDGGAGLARTLDRELLRFTHEGGAFAWFHLSVPILSVPGHGHVPAEVVIERHGESAAMLVRSTHGGWPYAYVIDNLLVQLDPETPGGLVVAEGVAPEAVIRAPESARRPMTELSVAVSTQKRIDVNIGSLIEELQRDATGRSYDENFNLVRLSSPDAGGRISLAPNAPPGSPPVSSYSVTESVRLAFEIREISVNPQAASLPKLTLPMLESLGLSIRRITREAAVGSLLPTTGFFDNREHRAAAVKLDSLLERRARKPDLAPPH